One genomic window of Salvelinus alpinus chromosome 9, SLU_Salpinus.1, whole genome shotgun sequence includes the following:
- the LOC139530715 gene encoding serine/arginine repetitive matrix protein 1-like isoform X3 gives MDAGFFRGTSAEQDNRFSNKQKKLLKQLKFAECLEKKVDMTKVNLEVVKPWITQRVTEILGFEDDVVIEFIFNQLEEKHPDSKMMQINLTGFLNGKNAREFMRDLWPLLLSAQDNIAGIPSAFLEQKKEEIKQRQIEQEKLASLKKIDDEKKEKENKENRERESPRRRKSRSQSPRRRSPVKRERKRSHSRSPRRKPSPSSSPPPPAPAVTLVSVTLPQSTEEPQPEPDTSESTMPEPVIQEASSTSDVVKPDTVVVVPDSVTEVKEPSPGKAPKKERPKPREREKDSRRDRLHHRSRSHSRSRRRPRSRSRSYSPRRRPSPRRRLSPRRRSPPRRGPPGPRHRRSRSPVRRRRSRSPSSSGSSSTSHSPHKKALKRTSTTPPRKQPRGHAADPSLSPSRRRAPNGSPSGKTQRSASPRARKGRASASPSRSAGSKKKPGTRNNSPSPVPKPRQSEASESEGATADSVQQRRQYRRQNRETSSEAGSSSSSEGEGSKRPGGGPVARNGDVRRRRSHSPSPRRRHRDGSPRKRRSPSPGGRRSPPRRRRSPSPPRRRSPSPPPRRRSPSPRRYSPPIQRRYSPTPLGPQKRRLSGSPSPKRLSPVPKRRPSRSPKRRSPPPQKRRTPPSSTSPPRHKRSPMLPSNRPGRDTRSPPPAHSNRLSPSPANRGRTSPQGRFDTSPPGQRPPSHGNRAIRRVSRTPEPRKNQRASQSPQPMRRVSSRSPSGSPKLGALKRPASGSPSPGHSASGSPPAPPAKKASSGSGSPSPNKNSDTEPGGKKNKKKKKEKKHKKEKKHKKHKKHKKEKCDVPVAAGDDQENQGMEGDADSNPKKTVK, from the exons ATGGACGCGGGGTTCTTCCGC GGCACAAGTGCAGAACAGGACAATCGCTTCAGCAACAAGCAGAAGAAACTTCTAAAGCAACTGAAATTTGCAGAATGTCTGGAAAAGAAG GTGGATATGACCAAGGTGAACCTGGAGGTCGTCAAACCTTGGATCACTCAGCGAGTGACGGAGATCCTGGGGTTCGAGGATGACGTCGTCATAGAATTTATATTTAACCAGCTGGAAGAAAAG cACCCGGACAGTAAGATGATGCAGATCAACCTGACGGGCTTCCTGAATGGGAAGAATGCCAGAGAGTTCATGAGGGACCTGTGGCCTCTGCTGCTCAGCGCTCAGGACAACATCGCCGGTATCCCCTCCGCCTTCCTAGAGCAGAAGAAAGAGGAGatcaaacagagacag ATTGAGCAAGAGAAGCTCGCCTCTCTGAAGAAGATTGATGATGAGAAGAAGGAAAAGGAAAACAAAGaaaacagagaaagggagagcccCAGAAG GAGGAAGTCAAGGTCACAGTCTCCACGGAGACGATCTCCagtgaagagggagaggaagcgcAGTCACTCCCGCTCACCGAGGCGTAAGCCAAGTCCCAGCAGCTCCCCTCCACCACCAGCCCCAGCTGTCACCCTTGTCAGTGTTACCCTGCCCCAGAGCACTGAGGAGCCCCAGCCTGAGCCAGACACCTCAGAGAGCACCATGCCTGAGCCAGTCATTCAGGAGGCCTCCTCCACCAG TGATGTGGTGAAGCCGGACACTGTTGTTGTGGTACCTGACTCTGTGACTGAGGTCAAAGAACCCTCCCCAGGTAAGGCTCCTAAAAAGGAGAGGCCCAAGCCCAGGGAAAGGGAGAAGGACAGCAGGAGAGACAGGCTCCACCACCGATCTCGCTCCCATTCCCGCTCCCGCAGACGACCCAGATCACGCTCCAGATCTTACTCCCCCCGGCGGAGGCCGAGCCCCAGGAGACGGTTGTCCCCTCGTCGTAGGAGCCCCCCCAGACGTGGCCCCCCAGGCCCCAGACACAGGCGCAGTCGCTCCCCTGTCCGCAG ACGGCGCTCTCGCTCCCCATCATCCTCTGGGAGCAGCTCTACGTCTCATTCACCTCATAAGAAGGCATTGAAGAGAACGTCAACCACACCACCCAGGAAACAGCCCCGCGGCCATGCAGCTGACCCCTCCCTCAGCCCCTCCAGGAGAAGAGCCCCTAATGGCAGCCCCTCTGGGAAGACACAACGCTCTGCCTCCCCGCGGGCCAGAAAGGGCCGGGCCTCCGCCTCCCCATCCAGATCAGCTG GTTCAAAGAAGAAACCAGGAACGCGAAACAATTCACCGTCTCCTGTCCCGAAACCCAGGCAGTCTGAGGCATCAGAGTCAG AGGGGGCTACAGCCGATTCTGTGCAGCAGCGACGTCAGTATCGCAGGCAGAATCGGGAAACGTCTTCAG AGGCTGgatcatcatcatcctcagaAGGTGAGGGGTCCAAGAGGCCGGGTGGGGGGCCAGTGGCGAGGAACGGGGATGTCAGGCGGCGGCGCAGTCACTCGCCCTCCCCCAGGAGACGACACCGGGACGGCTCCCCCAG AAAAAGACGCTCTCCTTCCCCCGGAGGACGCAGATCTCCCCCAAGACGTCGCagatctccctctcctcctaggCGCAG gtctccctctccaccacctcGCAGACGCTCCCCCTCCCCCAGACGGTACTCTCCCCCCATCCAGCGGCGATACAGCCCCACTCCCCTGGGCCCACAGAAAAGAAGGCTATCAGGGTCTCCCTCTCCCAAACGCCTATCCCCGGTGCCCAAGCGCCGTCCCTCCAGGTCCCCTAAGCGCAGGAGTCCCCCTCCCCAAAAGAGACGCACACCTCCCTCATCCACCTCTCCCCCCAGACACAAGAGAAGCCCCATGCTCCCATCCAACCGACCAGGCCGGGACACTCGCTCCCCCCCCCCTGCTCACAGTAACCGCCTGTCCCCTTCCCCTGCCAACCGTGGCCGAACCAGTCCTCAGGGGCGCTTTGACACCTCTCCACCTGGCCAGAGGCCCCCCTCACACGGCAACAGGGCAATCCGCAGGGTGTCCCGGACACCAGAGCCCCGCAAGAACCAGAG AGCCTCTCAGAGCCCCCAGCCGATGAGGAGAGTGTCATCAAGGTCACCGTCTGGTTCCCCTAAACTAGGAGCCCTGAAGCGGCCAGCTTCAGGCTCCCCCTCTCCAGGCCACTCAGCCAGTGGATCCCCACCTGCACCCCCGGCTAAAAAGGCCAGCAGTGGCTCTGGCAGCCCTTCTCCAAACAAG AATTCTGACACCGAGCCTGGAGGaaagaaaaacaagaagaagaagaaggaaaagAAACACAAGAAGGAGAAGAAGCATAAGAAGCACAAGAAACACAAGAAGGAGAAGTGTGATGTGCCGGTTGCTGCTGGGGATGACCAGGAGAACCAGGGGATGGAGGGGGATGCAGACTCCAACCCAAAAAAG ACAGTGAAGTAG
- the LOC139530715 gene encoding serine/arginine repetitive matrix protein 1-like isoform X1 has translation MDAGFFRGTSAEQDNRFSNKQKKLLKQLKFAECLEKKVDMTKVNLEVVKPWITQRVTEILGFEDDVVIEFIFNQLEEKHPDSKMMQINLTGFLNGKNAREFMRDLWPLLLSAQDNIAGIPSAFLEQKKEEIKQRQIEQEKLASLKKIDDEKKEKENKENRERESPRRRKSRSQSPRRRSPVKRERKRSHSRSPRRKPSPSSSPPPPAPAVTLVSVTLPQSTEEPQPEPDTSESTMPEPVIQEASSTSDVVKPDTVVVVPDSVTEVKEPSPGKAPKKERPKPREREKDSRRDRLHHRSRSHSRSRRRPRSRSRSYSPRRRPSPRRRLSPRRRSPPRRGPPGPRHRRSRSPVRRRRSRSPSSSGSSSTSHSPHKKALKRTSTTPPRKQPRGHAADPSLSPSRRRAPNGSPSGKTQRSASPRARKGRASASPSRSAGSKKKPGTRNNSPSPVPKPRQSEASESEGATADSVQQRRQYRRQNRETSSEAGSSSSSEGEGSKRPGGGPVARNGDVRRRRSHSPSPRRRHRDGSPRKRRSPSPGGRRSPPRRRRSPSPPRRRSPSPPPRRRSPSPRRYSPPIQRRYSPTPLGPQKRRLSGSPSPKRLSPVPKRRPSRSPKRRSPPPQKRRTPPSSTSPPRHKRSPMLPSNRPGRDTRSPPPAHSNRLSPSPANRGRTSPQGRFDTSPPGQRPPSHGNRAIRRVSRTPEPRKNQRASQSPQPMRRVSSRSPSGSPKLGALKRPASGSPSPGHSASGSPPAPPAKKASSGSGSPSPNKNSDTEPGGKKNKKKKKEKKHKKEKKHKKHKKHKKEKCDVPVAAGDDQENQGMEGDADSNPKKESDSEVEECLDDLEKHLREKALRSMRKAGKLSPPLS, from the exons ATGGACGCGGGGTTCTTCCGC GGCACAAGTGCAGAACAGGACAATCGCTTCAGCAACAAGCAGAAGAAACTTCTAAAGCAACTGAAATTTGCAGAATGTCTGGAAAAGAAG GTGGATATGACCAAGGTGAACCTGGAGGTCGTCAAACCTTGGATCACTCAGCGAGTGACGGAGATCCTGGGGTTCGAGGATGACGTCGTCATAGAATTTATATTTAACCAGCTGGAAGAAAAG cACCCGGACAGTAAGATGATGCAGATCAACCTGACGGGCTTCCTGAATGGGAAGAATGCCAGAGAGTTCATGAGGGACCTGTGGCCTCTGCTGCTCAGCGCTCAGGACAACATCGCCGGTATCCCCTCCGCCTTCCTAGAGCAGAAGAAAGAGGAGatcaaacagagacag ATTGAGCAAGAGAAGCTCGCCTCTCTGAAGAAGATTGATGATGAGAAGAAGGAAAAGGAAAACAAAGaaaacagagaaagggagagcccCAGAAG GAGGAAGTCAAGGTCACAGTCTCCACGGAGACGATCTCCagtgaagagggagaggaagcgcAGTCACTCCCGCTCACCGAGGCGTAAGCCAAGTCCCAGCAGCTCCCCTCCACCACCAGCCCCAGCTGTCACCCTTGTCAGTGTTACCCTGCCCCAGAGCACTGAGGAGCCCCAGCCTGAGCCAGACACCTCAGAGAGCACCATGCCTGAGCCAGTCATTCAGGAGGCCTCCTCCACCAG TGATGTGGTGAAGCCGGACACTGTTGTTGTGGTACCTGACTCTGTGACTGAGGTCAAAGAACCCTCCCCAGGTAAGGCTCCTAAAAAGGAGAGGCCCAAGCCCAGGGAAAGGGAGAAGGACAGCAGGAGAGACAGGCTCCACCACCGATCTCGCTCCCATTCCCGCTCCCGCAGACGACCCAGATCACGCTCCAGATCTTACTCCCCCCGGCGGAGGCCGAGCCCCAGGAGACGGTTGTCCCCTCGTCGTAGGAGCCCCCCCAGACGTGGCCCCCCAGGCCCCAGACACAGGCGCAGTCGCTCCCCTGTCCGCAG ACGGCGCTCTCGCTCCCCATCATCCTCTGGGAGCAGCTCTACGTCTCATTCACCTCATAAGAAGGCATTGAAGAGAACGTCAACCACACCACCCAGGAAACAGCCCCGCGGCCATGCAGCTGACCCCTCCCTCAGCCCCTCCAGGAGAAGAGCCCCTAATGGCAGCCCCTCTGGGAAGACACAACGCTCTGCCTCCCCGCGGGCCAGAAAGGGCCGGGCCTCCGCCTCCCCATCCAGATCAGCTG GTTCAAAGAAGAAACCAGGAACGCGAAACAATTCACCGTCTCCTGTCCCGAAACCCAGGCAGTCTGAGGCATCAGAGTCAG AGGGGGCTACAGCCGATTCTGTGCAGCAGCGACGTCAGTATCGCAGGCAGAATCGGGAAACGTCTTCAG AGGCTGgatcatcatcatcctcagaAGGTGAGGGGTCCAAGAGGCCGGGTGGGGGGCCAGTGGCGAGGAACGGGGATGTCAGGCGGCGGCGCAGTCACTCGCCCTCCCCCAGGAGACGACACCGGGACGGCTCCCCCAG AAAAAGACGCTCTCCTTCCCCCGGAGGACGCAGATCTCCCCCAAGACGTCGCagatctccctctcctcctaggCGCAG gtctccctctccaccacctcGCAGACGCTCCCCCTCCCCCAGACGGTACTCTCCCCCCATCCAGCGGCGATACAGCCCCACTCCCCTGGGCCCACAGAAAAGAAGGCTATCAGGGTCTCCCTCTCCCAAACGCCTATCCCCGGTGCCCAAGCGCCGTCCCTCCAGGTCCCCTAAGCGCAGGAGTCCCCCTCCCCAAAAGAGACGCACACCTCCCTCATCCACCTCTCCCCCCAGACACAAGAGAAGCCCCATGCTCCCATCCAACCGACCAGGCCGGGACACTCGCTCCCCCCCCCCTGCTCACAGTAACCGCCTGTCCCCTTCCCCTGCCAACCGTGGCCGAACCAGTCCTCAGGGGCGCTTTGACACCTCTCCACCTGGCCAGAGGCCCCCCTCACACGGCAACAGGGCAATCCGCAGGGTGTCCCGGACACCAGAGCCCCGCAAGAACCAGAG AGCCTCTCAGAGCCCCCAGCCGATGAGGAGAGTGTCATCAAGGTCACCGTCTGGTTCCCCTAAACTAGGAGCCCTGAAGCGGCCAGCTTCAGGCTCCCCCTCTCCAGGCCACTCAGCCAGTGGATCCCCACCTGCACCCCCGGCTAAAAAGGCCAGCAGTGGCTCTGGCAGCCCTTCTCCAAACAAG AATTCTGACACCGAGCCTGGAGGaaagaaaaacaagaagaagaagaaggaaaagAAACACAAGAAGGAGAAGAAGCATAAGAAGCACAAGAAACACAAGAAGGAGAAGTGTGATGTGCCGGTTGCTGCTGGGGATGACCAGGAGAACCAGGGGATGGAGGGGGATGCAGACTCCAACCCAAAAAAG GAATCAGACAGTGAAGTAGAAGAGTGTCTGGACGACCTGGAGAAGCACCTGAGAGAGAAGGCACTGCGTTCCATGAGGAAAGCTGGAAAGCTGTCCCCTCCACTGTCCTGA
- the LOC139530715 gene encoding serine/arginine repetitive matrix protein 1-like isoform X2, whose protein sequence is MDAGFFRGTSAEQDNRFSNKQKKLLKQLKFAECLEKKVDMTKVNLEVVKPWITQRVTEILGFEDDVVIEFIFNQLEEKHPDSKMMQINLTGFLNGKNAREFMRDLWPLLLSAQDNIAGIPSAFLEQKKEEIKQRQIEQEKLASLKKIDDEKKEKENKENRERESPRRRKSRSQSPRRRSPVKRERKRSHSRSPRRKPSPSSSPPPPAPAVTLVSVTLPQSTEEPQPEPDTSESTMPEPVIQEASSTSDVVKPDTVVVVPDSVTEVKEPSPGKAPKKERPKPREREKDSRRDRLHHRSRSHSRSRRRPRSRSRSYSPRRRPSPRRRLSPRRRSPPRRGPPGPRHRRSRSPVRRRRSRSPSSSGSSSTSHSPHKKALKRTSTTPPRKQPRGHAADPSLSPSRRRAPNGSPSGKTQRSASPRARKGRASASPSRSAGSKKKPGTRNNSPSPVPKPRQSEASESEAGSSSSSEGEGSKRPGGGPVARNGDVRRRRSHSPSPRRRHRDGSPRKRRSPSPGGRRSPPRRRRSPSPPRRRSPSPPPRRRSPSPRRYSPPIQRRYSPTPLGPQKRRLSGSPSPKRLSPVPKRRPSRSPKRRSPPPQKRRTPPSSTSPPRHKRSPMLPSNRPGRDTRSPPPAHSNRLSPSPANRGRTSPQGRFDTSPPGQRPPSHGNRAIRRVSRTPEPRKNQRASQSPQPMRRVSSRSPSGSPKLGALKRPASGSPSPGHSASGSPPAPPAKKASSGSGSPSPNKNSDTEPGGKKNKKKKKEKKHKKEKKHKKHKKHKKEKCDVPVAAGDDQENQGMEGDADSNPKKESDSEVEECLDDLEKHLREKALRSMRKAGKLSPPLS, encoded by the exons ATGGACGCGGGGTTCTTCCGC GGCACAAGTGCAGAACAGGACAATCGCTTCAGCAACAAGCAGAAGAAACTTCTAAAGCAACTGAAATTTGCAGAATGTCTGGAAAAGAAG GTGGATATGACCAAGGTGAACCTGGAGGTCGTCAAACCTTGGATCACTCAGCGAGTGACGGAGATCCTGGGGTTCGAGGATGACGTCGTCATAGAATTTATATTTAACCAGCTGGAAGAAAAG cACCCGGACAGTAAGATGATGCAGATCAACCTGACGGGCTTCCTGAATGGGAAGAATGCCAGAGAGTTCATGAGGGACCTGTGGCCTCTGCTGCTCAGCGCTCAGGACAACATCGCCGGTATCCCCTCCGCCTTCCTAGAGCAGAAGAAAGAGGAGatcaaacagagacag ATTGAGCAAGAGAAGCTCGCCTCTCTGAAGAAGATTGATGATGAGAAGAAGGAAAAGGAAAACAAAGaaaacagagaaagggagagcccCAGAAG GAGGAAGTCAAGGTCACAGTCTCCACGGAGACGATCTCCagtgaagagggagaggaagcgcAGTCACTCCCGCTCACCGAGGCGTAAGCCAAGTCCCAGCAGCTCCCCTCCACCACCAGCCCCAGCTGTCACCCTTGTCAGTGTTACCCTGCCCCAGAGCACTGAGGAGCCCCAGCCTGAGCCAGACACCTCAGAGAGCACCATGCCTGAGCCAGTCATTCAGGAGGCCTCCTCCACCAG TGATGTGGTGAAGCCGGACACTGTTGTTGTGGTACCTGACTCTGTGACTGAGGTCAAAGAACCCTCCCCAGGTAAGGCTCCTAAAAAGGAGAGGCCCAAGCCCAGGGAAAGGGAGAAGGACAGCAGGAGAGACAGGCTCCACCACCGATCTCGCTCCCATTCCCGCTCCCGCAGACGACCCAGATCACGCTCCAGATCTTACTCCCCCCGGCGGAGGCCGAGCCCCAGGAGACGGTTGTCCCCTCGTCGTAGGAGCCCCCCCAGACGTGGCCCCCCAGGCCCCAGACACAGGCGCAGTCGCTCCCCTGTCCGCAG ACGGCGCTCTCGCTCCCCATCATCCTCTGGGAGCAGCTCTACGTCTCATTCACCTCATAAGAAGGCATTGAAGAGAACGTCAACCACACCACCCAGGAAACAGCCCCGCGGCCATGCAGCTGACCCCTCCCTCAGCCCCTCCAGGAGAAGAGCCCCTAATGGCAGCCCCTCTGGGAAGACACAACGCTCTGCCTCCCCGCGGGCCAGAAAGGGCCGGGCCTCCGCCTCCCCATCCAGATCAGCTG GTTCAAAGAAGAAACCAGGAACGCGAAACAATTCACCGTCTCCTGTCCCGAAACCCAGGCAGTCTGAGGCATCAGAGTCAG AGGCTGgatcatcatcatcctcagaAGGTGAGGGGTCCAAGAGGCCGGGTGGGGGGCCAGTGGCGAGGAACGGGGATGTCAGGCGGCGGCGCAGTCACTCGCCCTCCCCCAGGAGACGACACCGGGACGGCTCCCCCAG AAAAAGACGCTCTCCTTCCCCCGGAGGACGCAGATCTCCCCCAAGACGTCGCagatctccctctcctcctaggCGCAG gtctccctctccaccacctcGCAGACGCTCCCCCTCCCCCAGACGGTACTCTCCCCCCATCCAGCGGCGATACAGCCCCACTCCCCTGGGCCCACAGAAAAGAAGGCTATCAGGGTCTCCCTCTCCCAAACGCCTATCCCCGGTGCCCAAGCGCCGTCCCTCCAGGTCCCCTAAGCGCAGGAGTCCCCCTCCCCAAAAGAGACGCACACCTCCCTCATCCACCTCTCCCCCCAGACACAAGAGAAGCCCCATGCTCCCATCCAACCGACCAGGCCGGGACACTCGCTCCCCCCCCCCTGCTCACAGTAACCGCCTGTCCCCTTCCCCTGCCAACCGTGGCCGAACCAGTCCTCAGGGGCGCTTTGACACCTCTCCACCTGGCCAGAGGCCCCCCTCACACGGCAACAGGGCAATCCGCAGGGTGTCCCGGACACCAGAGCCCCGCAAGAACCAGAG AGCCTCTCAGAGCCCCCAGCCGATGAGGAGAGTGTCATCAAGGTCACCGTCTGGTTCCCCTAAACTAGGAGCCCTGAAGCGGCCAGCTTCAGGCTCCCCCTCTCCAGGCCACTCAGCCAGTGGATCCCCACCTGCACCCCCGGCTAAAAAGGCCAGCAGTGGCTCTGGCAGCCCTTCTCCAAACAAG AATTCTGACACCGAGCCTGGAGGaaagaaaaacaagaagaagaagaaggaaaagAAACACAAGAAGGAGAAGAAGCATAAGAAGCACAAGAAACACAAGAAGGAGAAGTGTGATGTGCCGGTTGCTGCTGGGGATGACCAGGAGAACCAGGGGATGGAGGGGGATGCAGACTCCAACCCAAAAAAG GAATCAGACAGTGAAGTAGAAGAGTGTCTGGACGACCTGGAGAAGCACCTGAGAGAGAAGGCACTGCGTTCCATGAGGAAAGCTGGAAAGCTGTCCCCTCCACTGTCCTGA
- the LOC139530715 gene encoding serine/arginine repetitive matrix protein 1-like isoform X4, with translation MMQINLTGFLNGKNAREFMRDLWPLLLSAQDNIAGIPSAFLEQKKEEIKQRQIEQEKLASLKKIDDEKKEKENKENRERESPRRRKSRSQSPRRRSPVKRERKRSHSRSPRRKPSPSSSPPPPAPAVTLVSVTLPQSTEEPQPEPDTSESTMPEPVIQEASSTSDVVKPDTVVVVPDSVTEVKEPSPGKAPKKERPKPREREKDSRRDRLHHRSRSHSRSRRRPRSRSRSYSPRRRPSPRRRLSPRRRSPPRRGPPGPRHRRSRSPVRRRRSRSPSSSGSSSTSHSPHKKALKRTSTTPPRKQPRGHAADPSLSPSRRRAPNGSPSGKTQRSASPRARKGRASASPSRSAGSKKKPGTRNNSPSPVPKPRQSEASESEGATADSVQQRRQYRRQNRETSSEAGSSSSSEGEGSKRPGGGPVARNGDVRRRRSHSPSPRRRHRDGSPRKRRSPSPGGRRSPPRRRRSPSPPRRRSPSPPPRRRSPSPRRYSPPIQRRYSPTPLGPQKRRLSGSPSPKRLSPVPKRRPSRSPKRRSPPPQKRRTPPSSTSPPRHKRSPMLPSNRPGRDTRSPPPAHSNRLSPSPANRGRTSPQGRFDTSPPGQRPPSHGNRAIRRVSRTPEPRKNQRASQSPQPMRRVSSRSPSGSPKLGALKRPASGSPSPGHSASGSPPAPPAKKASSGSGSPSPNKNSDTEPGGKKNKKKKKEKKHKKEKKHKKHKKHKKEKCDVPVAAGDDQENQGMEGDADSNPKKESDSEVEECLDDLEKHLREKALRSMRKAGKLSPPLS, from the exons ATGATGCAGATCAACCTGACGGGCTTCCTGAATGGGAAGAATGCCAGAGAGTTCATGAGGGACCTGTGGCCTCTGCTGCTCAGCGCTCAGGACAACATCGCCGGTATCCCCTCCGCCTTCCTAGAGCAGAAGAAAGAGGAGatcaaacagagacag ATTGAGCAAGAGAAGCTCGCCTCTCTGAAGAAGATTGATGATGAGAAGAAGGAAAAGGAAAACAAAGaaaacagagaaagggagagcccCAGAAG GAGGAAGTCAAGGTCACAGTCTCCACGGAGACGATCTCCagtgaagagggagaggaagcgcAGTCACTCCCGCTCACCGAGGCGTAAGCCAAGTCCCAGCAGCTCCCCTCCACCACCAGCCCCAGCTGTCACCCTTGTCAGTGTTACCCTGCCCCAGAGCACTGAGGAGCCCCAGCCTGAGCCAGACACCTCAGAGAGCACCATGCCTGAGCCAGTCATTCAGGAGGCCTCCTCCACCAG TGATGTGGTGAAGCCGGACACTGTTGTTGTGGTACCTGACTCTGTGACTGAGGTCAAAGAACCCTCCCCAGGTAAGGCTCCTAAAAAGGAGAGGCCCAAGCCCAGGGAAAGGGAGAAGGACAGCAGGAGAGACAGGCTCCACCACCGATCTCGCTCCCATTCCCGCTCCCGCAGACGACCCAGATCACGCTCCAGATCTTACTCCCCCCGGCGGAGGCCGAGCCCCAGGAGACGGTTGTCCCCTCGTCGTAGGAGCCCCCCCAGACGTGGCCCCCCAGGCCCCAGACACAGGCGCAGTCGCTCCCCTGTCCGCAG ACGGCGCTCTCGCTCCCCATCATCCTCTGGGAGCAGCTCTACGTCTCATTCACCTCATAAGAAGGCATTGAAGAGAACGTCAACCACACCACCCAGGAAACAGCCCCGCGGCCATGCAGCTGACCCCTCCCTCAGCCCCTCCAGGAGAAGAGCCCCTAATGGCAGCCCCTCTGGGAAGACACAACGCTCTGCCTCCCCGCGGGCCAGAAAGGGCCGGGCCTCCGCCTCCCCATCCAGATCAGCTG GTTCAAAGAAGAAACCAGGAACGCGAAACAATTCACCGTCTCCTGTCCCGAAACCCAGGCAGTCTGAGGCATCAGAGTCAG AGGGGGCTACAGCCGATTCTGTGCAGCAGCGACGTCAGTATCGCAGGCAGAATCGGGAAACGTCTTCAG AGGCTGgatcatcatcatcctcagaAGGTGAGGGGTCCAAGAGGCCGGGTGGGGGGCCAGTGGCGAGGAACGGGGATGTCAGGCGGCGGCGCAGTCACTCGCCCTCCCCCAGGAGACGACACCGGGACGGCTCCCCCAG AAAAAGACGCTCTCCTTCCCCCGGAGGACGCAGATCTCCCCCAAGACGTCGCagatctccctctcctcctaggCGCAG gtctccctctccaccacctcGCAGACGCTCCCCCTCCCCCAGACGGTACTCTCCCCCCATCCAGCGGCGATACAGCCCCACTCCCCTGGGCCCACAGAAAAGAAGGCTATCAGGGTCTCCCTCTCCCAAACGCCTATCCCCGGTGCCCAAGCGCCGTCCCTCCAGGTCCCCTAAGCGCAGGAGTCCCCCTCCCCAAAAGAGACGCACACCTCCCTCATCCACCTCTCCCCCCAGACACAAGAGAAGCCCCATGCTCCCATCCAACCGACCAGGCCGGGACACTCGCTCCCCCCCCCCTGCTCACAGTAACCGCCTGTCCCCTTCCCCTGCCAACCGTGGCCGAACCAGTCCTCAGGGGCGCTTTGACACCTCTCCACCTGGCCAGAGGCCCCCCTCACACGGCAACAGGGCAATCCGCAGGGTGTCCCGGACACCAGAGCCCCGCAAGAACCAGAG AGCCTCTCAGAGCCCCCAGCCGATGAGGAGAGTGTCATCAAGGTCACCGTCTGGTTCCCCTAAACTAGGAGCCCTGAAGCGGCCAGCTTCAGGCTCCCCCTCTCCAGGCCACTCAGCCAGTGGATCCCCACCTGCACCCCCGGCTAAAAAGGCCAGCAGTGGCTCTGGCAGCCCTTCTCCAAACAAG AATTCTGACACCGAGCCTGGAGGaaagaaaaacaagaagaagaagaaggaaaagAAACACAAGAAGGAGAAGAAGCATAAGAAGCACAAGAAACACAAGAAGGAGAAGTGTGATGTGCCGGTTGCTGCTGGGGATGACCAGGAGAACCAGGGGATGGAGGGGGATGCAGACTCCAACCCAAAAAAG GAATCAGACAGTGAAGTAGAAGAGTGTCTGGACGACCTGGAGAAGCACCTGAGAGAGAAGGCACTGCGTTCCATGAGGAAAGCTGGAAAGCTGTCCCCTCCACTGTCCTGA